AGGGGCTGGGCGCCCAagggcccccccagcacctctccatgagcaggaaggaaaggatCGGGACGTTCGCCGTGGCCGAGGGGCGCAATTCCACCGCGCTGCTGGTCTACGACTATGGCAAGGTTCGGGTGCCacgggggggctgtgggggggctTCGGGGGGGGCTGAGCACGGGGTTGGGCTGACGGGGGGGCTGCCTGCACGCAGCTGCTGGTCAGCTACAGGTCCTGGCTGCACCGCGTGTGCTTCATCACCCGCGTGGATGAGGACAACCTCCCCGGGCTGGACGCCGTCACCGAGGTTTTCCAGCGGCGCCAGGTGAGCCCAGCCTCGTGCCCGCAGCctgggcacctgggaagggagCCGCTGGGCTTGTGGCAAGCTTTTCCTCCAGGCCACGGTGGCCACGGGTGGCCAGAGCTCCCGCCGTGTCTCCGCAGGGCGAGGGGAaggctggtgctgagcccctggCTGACCGCTCCATCCTGGGCACCACCGCCAACGTCCTCTGCAGCTCCGTGCCCATTTACTGGACCtagcaggggctggggatgaggagggggcgtcccccccgtgccccctgtGGTGCCCCTCCgggctccttcctcctcctcctcatcatcctcctcatcatcatcatcgtTGGCTTCGTCACCGGCCTCGGCACCGCGTGGTGCTTGCAATAAATGATTGGGGTTCGCTGCGGGATGTGCGCTGCTGTCGGCAAAGTAAAGCTGGGCGCTGCCTCcagtgctgctctcctccttgCCCTGTGTCTGGGGTGGTCCCCGAGGGGTCCGGCGTGGGGGGAGCACCCCCCCGTGTTGGTTTAATCAGGGGGGGGACGGGTCCAGCCCCAGCCGAGGGGCACGGGAGGGCTCGGCGTCCCCAGCCCCGGCGTCCCCAGCCCTttggggcacccagcacccaaagTGCAGAAAAAGTCCCCGTCCCTCTCCCGTCCTCACCCACACAGGGACAGAGGGACCGCAGGTCACATCCCCGGGGCCAGcagggcacccatgggtgccacccCAGCTTGCCCCCTGCGCCCTCCGTGCGCCCCACGTCCCCCTGCTTCAACCCCACAGCAGCCAGGGGCACCCTCGGGGCTCACCCCCATGTGCCCTGCTGGGGATCTGGGGATCCAAAGGGACAAAAAAGAGGTTGGGGGGCCCCATGCCAGCCCCCCAGGGGCGTTGGACCTCCCCATGTGTCACCGTCAcctctccatccctgccccgtgcccccctgGCTGGGAAGGGGCGCACGCAGCCGGGCAGGGgctctgcgcccccccccccctgcacaaggcaggagcccccccggggggtccccatcctgctcagcaccccgggggaggaggcagggggcaAGATGTGGGGCAGAGCCACAGCCACGGCTGCTTGGGGACCGTGCTGGGGACCCAGGGTGGCCAAGATGTCACCGATGCGGTCCCAGCACCCTCGGGACCAAGGCCCTGGAGCACCCGGCCCCAATCCGTGCTCCGTGGCCCCCTGCCATGGTGACCCCGCTCCTGCCCCACCGCTGCGGCTCGCGGGGACCCTTTTGACGTCCCcctctttgttttccccttcctgAGCACCTCCAGGTGCCCGAGGTGGCGAAGGGTCATGGGCACGGGGCCAGGTTCCCCTTCGGCCGCCTCCGTCCCCGGATGCTCCACCCTGGAGGGCAGCTCGAAGCCCTTGAGAAGGGTTTGCTTTGGCCCCAAATCCCGCTCCGGGGCAGCAGAGAGGTCCCCGTGCCCTGGGGACAAGTGTCCTCAGGCCCTCTTGA
The Anas acuta chromosome 27, bAnaAcu1.1, whole genome shotgun sequence DNA segment above includes these coding regions:
- the SFTPC gene encoding surfactant protein C, which produces MRAEMDGSSKEALLEEAPPEYTASPRLPCIPQQLKSLLMVVVAVVFLVVLVGAFLLLGLHLTETHAETVLRMSIEGLGAQGPPQHLSMSRKERIGTFAVAEGRNSTALLVYDYGKLLVSYRSWLHRVCFITRVDEDNLPGLDAVTEVFQRRQGEGKAGAEPLADRSILGTTANVLCSSVPIYWT